A stretch of Alkalicella caledoniensis DNA encodes these proteins:
- the hutI gene encoding imidazolonepropionase has product MKLAIINGNLATFKGYTHTPQKGENFGDLGLVENGTILIEGGIIKDIGLTSQIVVPSEYEIFDAQGRLVTPGIIDSHTHLVHYGSREREYNWRIQGKPYMDILKEGGGILNSVSQTANATEEQLFSQSKKSLDTMLSMGVTTVESKSGYGLTLDTELKQLKVSNQLNDQHCVDVFSTFLGAHAIPEKYKSNPDKFVDEIIDMLPEVKPFAEFCDVFCEEGVFTVEQTERIFLEAKKHGFKLKIHADEIVPTKGAQLAAKLGCISADHLLAIDEEGMLEMAKANTIAVLLPGTSFNLMSKRYAPAQEMIKKGVPIALSTDYNPGSCPTENPQLIMTLACLNMKLTPAQALAAFTINGAHSLNLAGDRGSLEIGKLADIVIFDCTNVDYIPYHFGINHVTDVFKRGKKVV; this is encoded by the coding sequence ATGAAATTAGCAATAATAAATGGAAACCTTGCAACTTTTAAAGGGTACACACACACGCCCCAAAAGGGAGAAAATTTTGGAGATCTAGGATTGGTAGAAAATGGTACTATTTTAATAGAAGGTGGAATAATTAAAGATATTGGTTTAACAAGCCAAATTGTGGTACCTTCAGAGTATGAAATATTTGATGCCCAAGGGAGACTTGTAACACCAGGCATTATTGATTCCCATACACACTTAGTACATTATGGGAGTAGGGAAAGAGAGTATAACTGGAGGATTCAAGGCAAACCCTATATGGATATCCTAAAAGAGGGGGGAGGAATACTAAATTCAGTAAGTCAGACTGCAAATGCCACTGAAGAGCAACTTTTCTCCCAAAGTAAAAAGAGTTTAGATACTATGTTAAGTATGGGTGTAACCACTGTAGAAAGTAAGAGTGGTTACGGGTTGACTTTAGATACTGAGTTAAAACAACTTAAAGTAAGTAACCAGCTTAATGATCAACACTGTGTTGACGTCTTTTCTACTTTTTTAGGTGCACATGCTATACCAGAAAAATACAAGTCGAATCCTGATAAATTTGTTGATGAGATAATAGATATGCTCCCGGAAGTTAAGCCATTTGCTGAATTTTGCGATGTATTCTGTGAAGAGGGTGTATTTACTGTAGAACAGACTGAAAGAATATTCTTAGAGGCTAAAAAACATGGATTTAAGTTAAAAATCCATGCCGATGAAATAGTGCCAACCAAAGGAGCTCAATTGGCGGCTAAACTGGGCTGTATTTCCGCAGATCATTTATTGGCAATAGATGAAGAGGGTATGCTTGAAATGGCAAAGGCCAATACTATTGCAGTCCTACTACCAGGAACTAGCTTTAACCTAATGTCTAAAAGATATGCTCCTGCCCAGGAAATGATTAAAAAAGGTGTGCCAATTGCTCTTTCCACAGATTACAACCCTGGAAGCTGTCCCACTGAAAACCCTCAGCTGATAATGACCCTAGCTTGCCTCAACATGAAATTAACCCCTGCTCAAGCTTTAGCTGCATTTACCATAAATGGTGCCCATAGCCTTAACCTTGCAGGAGATAGAGGTAGTCTGGAAATTGGCAAGCTAGCGGATATTGTAATATTTGACTGTACAAATGTTGACTATATACCGTATCACTTCGGTATAAACCATGTAACAGATGTGTTTAAAAGAGGAAAAAAAGTAGTATAA
- the ftcD gene encoding glutamate formimidoyltransferase produces the protein MSIVQCVPNFSEGMNQEVVEKIVEAIRSVEGIKVLDYSSDKDHNRTVVTLVGSKEKIVEGVFQGAKKAAELIDMTTHKGEHPRMGATDVIPFIPIKDVTMEECIDLARTLGQRIGEELKIPVYLYEKAASATHRTNLAKVRKGEYEGLQEKMQEDKWKPDYGPSAFNPKSGATAVGARMPLVAFNVNLDTNNIDIANKIAKNVRHAGGGLHSVKAMGVELKERGIVQISMNMVDYKKTPLYRAKELIKVEAQRYGVSVIGSEVIGLVPMDALIETVDYYLGLEEFKKDQILENRLFQG, from the coding sequence ATGTCTATTGTACAATGTGTGCCAAACTTTAGTGAAGGAATGAACCAAGAGGTCGTGGAAAAAATAGTTGAGGCTATTAGGTCCGTAGAGGGTATCAAAGTCCTTGACTACTCTTCAGACAAAGATCATAACAGGACTGTGGTAACCCTTGTGGGAAGCAAAGAAAAAATTGTTGAAGGTGTGTTTCAAGGTGCTAAAAAAGCAGCAGAGTTAATTGATATGACCACCCATAAAGGTGAGCATCCAAGAATGGGGGCAACAGATGTAATTCCATTTATACCCATAAAAGATGTAACCATGGAGGAATGTATTGATTTGGCAAGAACGTTAGGTCAAAGAATAGGAGAAGAACTAAAAATCCCTGTGTATCTATATGAAAAAGCTGCATCGGCAACTCACAGAACGAACTTAGCAAAAGTTCGCAAAGGTGAATATGAAGGGTTACAAGAAAAGATGCAAGAAGACAAGTGGAAACCGGACTATGGTCCTTCAGCGTTTAACCCTAAGTCAGGGGCAACTGCAGTTGGAGCCAGAATGCCTTTAGTGGCTTTCAATGTTAATTTAGATACAAATAACATTGACATAGCAAATAAAATAGCTAAAAATGTGAGGCATGCAGGCGGCGGGCTACACAGTGTCAAGGCAATGGGCGTTGAATTAAAGGAAAGAGGCATAGTTCAAATATCAATGAATATGGTAGATTACAAAAAAACACCACTTTATCGTGCCAAGGAGCTCATAAAGGTAGAGGCACAACGTTACGGAGTTTCAGTTATAGGTTCCGAAGTTATAGGTTTAGTACCCATGGACGCTCTTATTGAAACTGTGGATTATTATTTAGGCCTTGAAGAATTTAAGAAGGACCAAATTCTAGAGAATAGGCTATTTCAAGGTTAA